A portion of the Sphingobacterium spiritivorum genome contains these proteins:
- a CDS encoding electron transfer flavoprotein subunit beta/FixA family protein, with the protein MRILVCISNVPDTTSKITFANDGTAFNTAGVQFIVNPYDEIALSKAIDLAEGGKGTVTVINVGEASTEATIRKALATGADDAVRVDSVPRDAWFVAHQIADYVKSNPFDLILTGRESIDYNGAQVGAIVAELLNIPSISIAKKIDIDGSNATVEREIEGGKEILTTSLPMVVGTAEGVAEPKIPNMRGIMSARTKPLQVIPAVEVPQLSHITKYESPAPRGTVKMVDAGEVEKLVGLLHDEAKVI; encoded by the coding sequence ATGAGAATATTAGTTTGTATAAGTAATGTCCCGGATACGACATCAAAAATAACATTTGCGAATGATGGAACTGCCTTCAATACAGCAGGTGTTCAATTTATTGTAAATCCTTATGATGAGATTGCACTTTCAAAGGCGATCGATCTGGCTGAAGGAGGAAAAGGCACAGTAACGGTAATTAATGTTGGCGAAGCGTCGACAGAAGCTACCATCCGCAAAGCATTAGCAACAGGAGCAGATGATGCAGTACGTGTAGACAGTGTTCCACGTGATGCGTGGTTTGTCGCACACCAGATTGCTGATTATGTCAAAAGCAATCCTTTTGATCTGATTCTTACCGGACGAGAGTCTATCGACTATAATGGAGCACAGGTAGGAGCTATCGTAGCTGAATTATTGAATATACCATCTATTTCCATCGCCAAAAAAATTGATATTGATGGTTCCAACGCAACTGTTGAACGTGAGATCGAAGGAGGAAAGGAAATTTTGACAACTTCGTTGCCAATGGTTGTGGGTACTGCTGAAGGTGTCGCGGAGCCCAAAATCCCGAATATGCGGGGAATCATGAGTGCACGCACCAAACCTTTACAGGTGATCCCTGCGGTAGAAGTACCCCAATTGTCTCATATTACCAAATATGAATCTCCTGCTCCTCGTGGTACTGTAAAAATGGTAGATGCCGGAGAGGTAGAAAAATTAGTGGGTCTTTTGCACGATGAGGCAAAGGTTATTTAA
- a CDS encoding tetratricopeptide repeat protein translates to MSSKFEQLQAYLKESPSDPFLHYALANEYLKTGEDFEALSRFIKLTEQFPDYVGTYYHLGKLLEKLDRKDDALLYYQKGMEIAKAKRNMHALNELKGAYLMAIGEDDEDDY, encoded by the coding sequence ATGTCTTCTAAATTTGAACAACTTCAGGCATATTTAAAAGAAAGTCCCTCAGATCCGTTTCTGCATTATGCTCTCGCAAATGAATATCTCAAAACAGGAGAGGACTTTGAGGCTTTGAGCAGGTTTATAAAGCTTACAGAGCAGTTTCCGGATTACGTAGGTACATATTATCATTTGGGCAAGTTATTAGAAAAACTCGACCGAAAGGATGATGCACTGCTGTATTATCAAAAGGGAATGGAAATTGCCAAAGCAAAACGAAATATGCATGCACTTAATGAGCTGAAGGGAGCCTATCTCATGGCTATTGGAGAAGATGATGAAGATGACTATTAA
- a CDS encoding copper resistance protein NlpE, producing MKTRVYILATLLLFIILGSCINNRQNKTERSTDAAYSISPDGTIEQKSDQFTGEYKGILPCADCDGIETILHINADKSYQLSTKYLGKSDENFVKSGRWKMHANTLTLEGIDYKFRILEDQLSQLDLSGEDIKGDLADQYRLAKFEE from the coding sequence ATGAAAACCAGAGTCTATATACTTGCAACATTACTACTCTTTATTATTCTGGGCAGTTGTATCAACAACCGTCAGAATAAAACAGAGCGGTCAACTGATGCAGCGTATAGTATTTCTCCTGATGGTACCATTGAACAGAAATCAGATCAGTTTACAGGTGAGTATAAAGGAATATTACCTTGTGCAGATTGTGACGGAATTGAAACCATTTTACATATTAATGCCGATAAATCTTATCAGCTTAGTACAAAATATCTGGGTAAAAGTGATGAAAATTTTGTGAAAAGCGGACGTTGGAAAATGCATGCGAATACATTGACTCTGGAAGGGATAGATTACAAATTCAGAATTCTAGAAGATCAGTTATCGCAATTGGATCTTTCCGGAGAAGATATCAAAGGAGATCTGGCAGATCAGTACCGTCTTGCAAAGTTTGAAGAATAA
- a CDS encoding cysteine desulfurase family protein: protein MQIYFDNAATTPLDPEVIKVMVETMQENFGNPSSIHAHGRQVKTIVEKARKTVANLLHTSPSEIFFTSGGTEADNMAIVRSVIDLGITHAITSPLEHHAVLHTLEELQKEGKIQLDMLNVDEKGNVDLEQLDQILASNPRTFVSLMHANNELGNLTDIQKVAEICHQYNAVYHADTVQTMGHYRHDLSQLKIDFITGAAHKFHGPKGVGFLYINGKNKIKPMIYGGAQERNMRGGTENVYGIVGLAKALELCYDEMEIHQAYIQGLKSYMKEELIKAIPDVSFNGETDPEKSLYTVLNVSFPCTNMADMLLFSLDIEGISCSGGSACSSGSDIGSHVLSAINASSTRPSVRFSFSKNNTKEEVDIVVSKLKELCNQDILV, encoded by the coding sequence ATGCAAATTTATTTTGATAACGCTGCTACCACTCCACTGGACCCTGAGGTCATTAAAGTGATGGTAGAGACCATGCAGGAAAACTTTGGAAATCCATCTTCTATTCATGCACATGGTCGCCAAGTAAAGACGATAGTTGAAAAAGCCAGAAAAACGGTGGCTAATCTACTTCATACCTCTCCTTCCGAAATATTTTTTACTTCCGGAGGTACGGAAGCGGATAACATGGCTATCGTGAGATCTGTAATTGATCTCGGGATAACACATGCTATTACTTCTCCACTGGAACACCATGCTGTACTCCATACACTGGAAGAATTACAGAAAGAAGGGAAGATACAGCTGGATATGCTTAATGTAGATGAAAAAGGTAATGTTGATCTTGAACAGCTAGACCAAATTCTGGCTTCAAATCCACGGACTTTTGTATCATTGATGCATGCCAATAATGAATTGGGCAATCTGACGGATATACAAAAAGTCGCTGAAATATGTCATCAGTATAATGCCGTGTACCATGCGGATACGGTCCAGACCATGGGACATTACAGACATGATCTCAGTCAATTGAAAATTGATTTTATCACCGGAGCGGCGCATAAATTTCATGGACCGAAAGGCGTAGGTTTTCTCTACATCAATGGAAAGAATAAGATCAAGCCTATGATTTATGGTGGCGCTCAGGAACGCAATATGCGTGGAGGTACCGAAAATGTATACGGAATAGTGGGATTGGCAAAAGCATTGGAATTATGTTATGATGAAATGGAAATACATCAGGCGTATATACAAGGTCTTAAATCGTATATGAAAGAAGAGCTTATCAAGGCCATTCCTGATGTCAGTTTTAACGGGGAAACAGATCCTGAAAAATCTCTTTATACGGTATTGAATGTATCTTTCCCATGTACGAATATGGCTGACATGCTCTTATTCAGTCTCGATATCGAAGGTATCTCCTGTTCAGGAGGCAGTGCATGCAGCTCAGGGTCAGACATTGGTTCACATGTTTTATCCGCTATCAATGCAAGCAGTACGAGACCATCTGTAAGATTTTCATTTTCAAAAAATAACACAAAAGAAGAAGTCGATATTGTGGTAAGTAAACTTAAAGAACTGTGTAATCAGGACATTTTAGTGTAG
- the lnt gene encoding apolipoprotein N-acyltransferase, with protein MKNNYLLALLSAFLLWVAWPPIPYTGPLLLIAFVPLLLAVENVMRSNEVKKGRKIVGLAFMTGFLWNTASIYWVYNAMSAGLPAYAALPISLIPFGLAPLLMTIVFGLYYRLRKKQSLGRSLVGLTAFWICYEYLHQWWDLAFPWMTLGNGFAATHPLIQWYEWTGVYGGSVWIWAVNILVFLFVLHKRNIQTLTKPKWTNIALIATLIIPIGGSLIRYFTYEEHLNPSQVVVVQPNIDPYQKFGSISPEEQLKTLIRLSESVAKPNTEFFVWPETAISARGWIDEDNFRQYPAYEDISSFLDKYKNGAVLSGIESYRMYTDQRTATARPYGTQFVDNFNAAVFIDNSSKLQFYHKSKLVPGVEQMPFGSALSFLKPLFAQFGGTTGGYGKQDEPSVFYAGSGIGAAPVICYESIWGDYVGQYVKQGAQFITIVTNDGWWKNTSGKDQHLDYAKLRAIENRRWIARAANTGISAFINQRGDIVQQTAWWVPAALTQEINLNENITFYTGNGDILVIFTLLLSLVGIVLLVIPGKKRL; from the coding sequence GTGAAAAATAACTATTTACTGGCACTTTTAAGTGCCTTTTTACTTTGGGTGGCATGGCCTCCCATACCTTATACAGGGCCCTTGCTATTAATTGCATTTGTACCCTTACTACTTGCGGTAGAAAATGTAATGCGAAGCAATGAGGTAAAAAAAGGGCGAAAAATAGTAGGACTTGCTTTCATGACAGGTTTTCTGTGGAATACAGCAAGTATCTATTGGGTATATAATGCCATGAGTGCAGGGCTTCCGGCCTATGCAGCATTACCAATCTCCCTTATTCCTTTTGGACTTGCACCATTGTTAATGACTATAGTTTTCGGACTATACTACAGACTCCGGAAAAAACAGTCTCTTGGACGCTCATTGGTTGGGCTTACGGCCTTTTGGATATGCTATGAATATCTGCACCAATGGTGGGATCTCGCTTTTCCGTGGATGACGCTGGGAAATGGCTTTGCAGCAACACATCCCCTTATCCAATGGTACGAGTGGACAGGTGTATACGGAGGGTCTGTCTGGATATGGGCAGTCAATATCCTTGTCTTTCTGTTTGTATTACATAAACGTAATATACAAACGCTCACTAAACCAAAATGGACTAATATTGCACTGATAGCTACACTCATCATCCCAATCGGAGGATCTTTAATCCGATACTTTACTTATGAAGAGCACCTTAACCCCTCACAGGTGGTGGTGGTACAGCCTAATATAGATCCTTATCAAAAATTTGGAAGTATTTCTCCTGAAGAACAGTTAAAAACCCTGATCAGACTTTCGGAATCAGTAGCTAAACCTAACACGGAATTCTTTGTCTGGCCCGAAACCGCAATCTCAGCGAGAGGCTGGATAGATGAAGATAACTTCCGGCAATATCCGGCTTATGAAGACATATCGTCTTTCCTGGACAAATATAAAAACGGTGCTGTATTATCAGGAATAGAAAGTTATCGTATGTATACGGATCAGCGTACAGCTACTGCACGTCCGTACGGCACTCAATTTGTAGATAATTTTAATGCAGCAGTATTTATAGATAACTCGTCCAAATTACAATTTTATCATAAATCCAAACTGGTTCCCGGCGTAGAGCAGATGCCTTTCGGATCTGCATTGAGCTTCTTAAAGCCTTTATTTGCCCAATTTGGCGGAACAACCGGAGGATATGGAAAGCAGGATGAACCCAGTGTTTTTTATGCTGGCAGCGGAATTGGTGCAGCCCCAGTAATATGTTATGAATCGATATGGGGTGACTATGTAGGACAGTACGTCAAACAGGGTGCTCAGTTCATAACCATTGTTACTAACGACGGTTGGTGGAAAAATACTTCAGGTAAAGATCAACACCTGGATTATGCTAAATTAAGGGCTATTGAAAACCGCAGATGGATCGCCCGTGCCGCTAACACCGGAATCTCTGCTTTCATAAATCAGAGAGGAGATATTGTCCAGCAGACAGCATGGTGGGTGCCGGCTGCGCTTACTCAGGAAATTAATCTCAATGAGAATATTACATTTTATACCGGCAATGGCGACATCTTAGTAATCTTCACTCTGCTATTAAGTTTAGTTGGCATAGTCTTATTGGTCATCCCCGGGAAAAAGCGTCTTTAA
- a CDS encoding PH domain-containing protein translates to MIIDKYIQDGQDVKVVEKLVDKLKDMLTSGEQIDYIALQKKPAVTILPDSIAVSSKRIFLCEFTKLGLATNFEIFSWKDIKDIAFKEEIFGSKVTVIPFTGENLSIDYIPKIQARKLYQLIKGALENSKKEELQSEKEKIVISTPVAPVIEVKKEETPAPAEPKSFNEEVPAEPAAPVVNSYVAPSYTPPAPEPLAPVEEEDEITQKLKKLKSLFDKQLITQAEYENKKNELLSQL, encoded by the coding sequence ATGATTATTGATAAATATATACAAGACGGACAAGACGTCAAGGTAGTAGAGAAATTAGTAGACAAGTTAAAGGATATGCTCACGTCAGGTGAACAGATCGATTACATCGCCTTGCAGAAAAAACCTGCGGTGACCATATTACCGGATAGTATTGCAGTGAGCAGTAAGCGTATCTTTCTGTGTGAGTTCACTAAACTTGGTCTGGCGACCAATTTTGAGATTTTCAGCTGGAAAGATATCAAGGATATTGCATTTAAAGAGGAAATCTTCGGATCTAAAGTAACTGTAATTCCCTTTACAGGTGAAAATCTGAGTATTGATTATATCCCAAAAATTCAGGCACGTAAGCTTTATCAGCTTATAAAGGGAGCTTTAGAAAACAGCAAAAAGGAAGAATTACAATCAGAAAAAGAAAAGATTGTGATCTCAACACCTGTTGCTCCGGTTATAGAAGTAAAAAAAGAAGAAACACCTGCTCCTGCTGAACCCAAATCTTTTAATGAAGAAGTTCCTGCAGAGCCGGCTGCACCTGTAGTAAACAGCTATGTAGCGCCTTCTTATACTCCTCCCGCACCAGAGCCGCTTGCACCGGTAGAAGAAGAGGATGAAATCACTCAAAAACTGAAGAAACTCAAATCGTTGTTTGATAAACAGCTTATAACACAAGCGGAGTACGAAAACAAAAAGAATGAACTATTGTCTCAACTGTAG
- the rsmI gene encoding 16S rRNA (cytidine(1402)-2'-O)-methyltransferase — protein MLYLVPTPIGNLEDMTFRAIRVLKEADLILAEDTRTSAPLLKHFGIDKKVFAHHQHNEHKAVTEIIRFLKEGQQIALISDAGTPAISDPGFLLVRAALKEGLEVQCLPGATAFVPALVNSGLPNDRFCFEGFLPVKKGRQTRLKNLADEKRTMIFYESPHRLLKSIDEFIAIFGEERQGSVSRELSKMYEENVRGTLASLKLHFENNPIKGEFVICIAGLE, from the coding sequence ATGTTATATTTAGTTCCCACGCCAATTGGCAATCTTGAGGATATGACTTTCCGTGCTATTCGTGTGTTGAAAGAAGCTGATCTGATTCTCGCAGAAGATACGCGGACTTCTGCACCCTTACTCAAACACTTTGGAATTGATAAAAAGGTTTTTGCTCATCATCAGCATAATGAACATAAAGCCGTAACGGAGATTATCAGGTTTCTTAAAGAGGGACAGCAGATTGCACTGATTTCTGACGCTGGTACTCCTGCGATTTCCGATCCTGGTTTTTTATTAGTCAGAGCTGCCCTGAAAGAGGGTCTTGAAGTACAATGTCTGCCGGGGGCTACAGCATTTGTACCTGCACTGGTGAATTCAGGCTTGCCAAATGACAGGTTTTGCTTTGAGGGTTTCCTTCCCGTCAAAAAAGGAAGACAAACCAGATTAAAAAATCTTGCCGATGAAAAACGCACTATGATTTTTTATGAGTCGCCACATCGTCTGCTCAAATCTATCGATGAATTTATTGCCATTTTTGGTGAAGAAAGGCAAGGTTCTGTTTCCCGTGAGCTGAGCAAAATGTATGAAGAAAATGTTAGGGGAACATTAGCATCTTTAAAATTACATTTCGAAAACAATCCAATTAAGGGAGAATTTGTAATTTGTATTGCAGGATTAGAATAG
- the serS gene encoding serine--tRNA ligase yields the protein MLQLNYIRENRDKVIERLGVKNFKELGLVDEIIALDELRRKTQSESDSLSAEANAAAKQIGDLMRQGKKEEAETVKSQSSGYKEQVKQLTEKLSEVEQELHNKIVQLPNLPHSSVPLGVAAEDNEVIYTAGDVPSLDEDALPHWELAAKYDIIDFELGTKVAGAGFPVYKGKGARLQRALINFFLDQAAEVGYKEVQVPIVVNEASGFGTGQLPDKEGQMYHVGQDDLYLIPTAEVPVTNMYRDVIVKAEDFPIRHCAYTPCFRREAGSYGAHVRGLNRLHQFDKVEAVQIVHPDQSYEVIEEMCKYVQGLLEKLELPYRVLRLCGGDMSFTASLTYDLEVYSTAQKRWLEVSSVSNFETYQANRLKVRFKNEEGKMQLAHTLNGSALALPRIVASLLENNQTGKGIKVPAALVPYTGFEYID from the coding sequence ATGTTGCAATTAAATTATATCCGTGAAAACAGGGATAAGGTAATCGAAAGATTAGGGGTGAAAAACTTCAAAGAATTAGGTTTGGTTGACGAAATCATCGCTTTGGATGAGTTGCGTCGCAAAACTCAGTCGGAGTCAGATTCCCTTTCAGCAGAAGCCAATGCTGCCGCAAAACAAATAGGAGATTTGATGCGTCAAGGTAAAAAAGAAGAAGCTGAAACTGTAAAATCTCAATCGTCCGGATATAAAGAACAAGTAAAACAACTGACTGAAAAGCTGAGTGAAGTAGAACAGGAACTGCACAATAAAATTGTACAATTACCTAACTTGCCACATAGTTCAGTTCCTCTAGGAGTAGCTGCGGAAGATAATGAAGTGATTTATACAGCAGGTGATGTACCTAGTCTGGATGAAGATGCTTTACCGCATTGGGAGCTGGCTGCAAAATATGATATTATTGATTTCGAATTGGGCACAAAGGTCGCTGGAGCAGGATTTCCGGTGTATAAGGGAAAAGGAGCGAGGTTACAACGTGCGTTGATTAATTTCTTTCTGGATCAGGCCGCAGAAGTGGGGTATAAAGAAGTGCAGGTCCCTATCGTAGTGAACGAAGCTTCCGGTTTCGGAACAGGGCAGCTTCCTGACAAAGAAGGGCAGATGTATCATGTAGGACAGGATGATCTTTATCTGATCCCGACAGCAGAAGTGCCGGTGACGAATATGTACAGAGACGTTATTGTAAAAGCGGAAGATTTTCCGATCCGTCATTGTGCTTATACGCCGTGTTTCCGCAGAGAAGCAGGTTCTTATGGAGCACACGTACGGGGACTGAACAGACTGCATCAATTTGATAAAGTGGAGGCAGTACAGATTGTGCATCCTGACCAATCCTATGAAGTCATAGAAGAGATGTGTAAATATGTACAAGGACTATTGGAAAAACTGGAATTGCCATACCGTGTACTGCGTCTTTGCGGTGGCGACATGAGCTTTACAGCTTCATTGACATACGATCTTGAAGTATACAGCACAGCACAAAAAAGATGGCTGGAAGTTTCTTCTGTTTCTAATTTTGAAACTTATCAGGCAAACCGTCTGAAAGTACGCTTCAAAAATGAAGAAGGTAAAATGCAATTAGCCCATACATTAAACGGATCTGCACTTGCACTTCCACGTATAGTGGCTTCCTTACTTGAAAATAATCAGACAGGCAAAGGAATTAAAGTTCCGGCAGCTCTGGTACCGTATACAGGATTTGAGTATATCGACTAA
- a CDS encoding class I SAM-dependent methyltransferase, protein MNRDVYGEALQEYFATGETASPLLLHSSYGDIEEMPVDIFFREEEDFTELEFIALSLCDGKVLDVGAGTGVHALYLQQKGFEVEALEISETASHIMKQRGVDTIINDDIFNLKDQKFNTLLFLMNGIGLAGDLEGFRKLLRHAKSLLADRGQLLFDSSDISYLYEEYHIKKPDYYFGEINYQYEYRGVKGASFKWLYLDQQTLIKVAREENWVVQILFEDDQDQYLVRMEPRQN, encoded by the coding sequence ATGAATAGAGATGTATACGGAGAGGCTCTTCAGGAATATTTTGCAACGGGTGAGACAGCGTCTCCCCTTCTTTTGCATAGCAGTTATGGGGATATAGAAGAAATGCCGGTAGATATATTCTTCCGGGAAGAAGAAGATTTTACAGAGTTAGAATTTATTGCACTTTCATTATGTGATGGTAAAGTATTGGATGTCGGAGCTGGCACAGGTGTACACGCTTTATACCTTCAGCAAAAAGGGTTTGAGGTGGAAGCTCTGGAAATATCAGAGACGGCATCTCATATTATGAAGCAAAGAGGTGTAGATACGATTATAAACGATGATATCTTTAATCTGAAGGATCAGAAATTTAATACCTTATTATTTCTGATGAATGGTATAGGACTGGCAGGTGATCTGGAAGGATTCAGGAAATTACTCAGACACGCCAAATCGCTATTGGCCGATCGTGGTCAACTTTTGTTTGACTCCTCAGACATTTCATATTTGTATGAGGAATATCACATCAAAAAGCCTGATTATTATTTTGGTGAGATCAATTATCAGTATGAATACAGGGGAGTAAAAGGAGCTTCGTTTAAATGGCTTTACCTGGACCAGCAAACGCTGATCAAAGTGGCACGTGAAGAAAACTGGGTTGTTCAGATCCTGTTTGAAGATGATCAGGATCAGTATCTGGTACGAATGGAGCCTCGGCAGAATTAA
- the pncB gene encoding nicotinate phosphoribosyltransferase — protein MAKLTSILDNDFYKFTMQFAVVKLFPKARARYQFINRGQHKFPPGFDKLLTEAIHEMAKLKLTKSEKSFFAENCPYIDPTYFDFLEGYRYDPDEVTVLQDGTDISVTIEGYWYRTILWEVPIMSLICELFYEATGAQRLEDSEVISIAKDKILKYDKLGITIADFGTRRRHSYYVHNLIVETLKKYGQGTFIGSSNVHLAQLHKIKPIGTHAHEWFMFHAAKYGYKMANHLGLEHWSDVYRGDLGIALADTYTTDVFFKQFDKKLTKLFDGVRHDSGDPLVFADKTIAHYVRNGINPLSKTITFSDGLDYDKVEKISAYCKGKIGYSFGIGTNFTNDAGLPAMNIVLKMTEAYPEEGEWTPVIKLSDEPKKHTGDPESIYLAKKILMIED, from the coding sequence ATGGCGAAATTAACATCTATACTTGATAACGATTTCTACAAGTTTACCATGCAATTTGCAGTGGTCAAATTGTTTCCAAAGGCGAGAGCACGTTATCAGTTTATCAACAGAGGTCAGCATAAGTTTCCTCCCGGTTTTGACAAGTTACTTACTGAAGCTATTCATGAGATGGCTAAACTGAAACTCACAAAATCGGAAAAGTCGTTTTTTGCTGAAAACTGTCCTTATATTGATCCTACATATTTTGATTTTCTGGAGGGGTACCGCTATGATCCGGATGAGGTAACGGTATTGCAGGATGGTACAGATATTTCAGTTACGATTGAAGGGTATTGGTACCGTACTATTCTTTGGGAAGTGCCTATTATGTCACTTATCTGTGAATTGTTTTATGAAGCTACCGGAGCCCAAAGGCTGGAGGATAGCGAAGTCATTTCTATTGCTAAAGACAAAATCCTGAAATACGATAAACTGGGAATTACGATTGCGGACTTCGGTACACGCAGACGTCACTCTTATTATGTACACAATCTGATCGTAGAAACTTTAAAAAAATATGGTCAGGGTACTTTTATCGGCTCCAGCAATGTACATCTTGCTCAACTACATAAAATAAAACCTATTGGTACACATGCACATGAATGGTTTATGTTCCATGCTGCCAAATATGGTTACAAGATGGCTAATCATTTAGGATTAGAACACTGGTCTGATGTCTATCGTGGAGATCTGGGAATAGCACTTGCCGACACCTATACGACGGATGTTTTTTTCAAACAGTTTGACAAAAAACTAACCAAGTTATTTGATGGTGTAAGACATGACAGCGGTGACCCCTTAGTGTTTGCAGACAAAACGATAGCCCATTATGTTAGAAACGGCATTAATCCGCTTTCCAAGACGATCACTTTTTCCGATGGTCTGGATTATGACAAAGTGGAAAAAATATCAGCATACTGTAAAGGCAAGATCGGCTATTCTTTTGGCATAGGTACCAACTTTACTAATGATGCGGGTCTTCCGGCAATGAATATTGTACTCAAGATGACAGAAGCTTATCCGGAAGAAGGAGAATGGACTCCGGTCATCAAATTATCCGATGAACCCAAGAAACACACAGGAGATCCGGAATCCATCTATCTGGCGAAAAAAATATTAATGATAGAAGACTGA
- a CDS encoding DUF6600 domain-containing protein gives MKGLKKSTLFIMTIFGLVSLFSISAASAQVRGGVSLDLFYDELSPYGNWDDDPTYGEVWYPDAGRDFRPYSSNGYWAMTEYGNTWVSDYAWGWAPFHYGRWVYSNYRGWGWIPGYEWGPAWVDWRSGNGYYGWAPMMPSVNVNINIGIGNLWVFLPSRYIFDRHFHNHYVHDYGRVYNRTTIVHNTYVVNNNHYYGGPSRRDMERSSGRSVTVRNMRTSDRPGRSSVDSRSVSIYRPDRGDSRSSDRQASRGDRESTRANTGVDRSRNAGDRSSRSTDISSNRTERGSRTLYIDKEGNATLQNGSNSRPRSNDNNGNTTRTERNREVQRNSDIQTSRPSERQAGNRQDRSSQREASTVEQNRVERRNQSMERQPRSSRGQSNENIQRRESAPQNRPSIERGNSQPQMENRGRSRSAERAPQYQQASSRGSEQRTASPAPNRTERGTVSSGSSRSNRGR, from the coding sequence ATGAAAGGGCTAAAAAAATCAACATTATTTATAATGACCATATTTGGTCTTGTAAGCCTTTTTTCGATATCTGCAGCCAGTGCTCAGGTAAGAGGGGGGGTATCACTGGATCTGTTCTATGATGAGTTATCTCCTTATGGTAACTGGGATGATGATCCTACATATGGTGAAGTATGGTATCCTGATGCAGGACGCGATTTCAGACCCTATTCCAGTAATGGATACTGGGCAATGACAGAATATGGAAATACATGGGTGTCGGATTATGCATGGGGCTGGGCGCCTTTTCATTACGGTCGTTGGGTATATTCCAATTACCGCGGATGGGGATGGATTCCAGGATACGAATGGGGACCAGCCTGGGTGGACTGGCGTTCGGGTAACGGATATTACGGTTGGGCACCAATGATGCCTTCTGTAAATGTAAACATCAATATTGGCATTGGTAACTTATGGGTATTCCTTCCTTCCCGTTATATCTTTGACCGTCATTTCCATAATCATTATGTACATGATTACGGACGTGTGTATAACAGAACAACCATCGTTCATAATACTTATGTTGTCAATAATAACCACTATTATGGCGGACCATCCCGCAGGGACATGGAACGCTCTAGCGGACGTAGTGTCACAGTACGAAATATGAGAACAAGTGATCGTCCGGGAAGATCCAGTGTAGATAGCCGTTCGGTATCTATCTATCGTCCGGACAGAGGTGACAGCCGTAGCAGTGATCGTCAGGCAAGCAGAGGAGACCGCGAGTCTACCAGAGCTAATACAGGTGTTGACAGAAGCAGAAATGCAGGTGACCGAAGCAGCCGCAGTACAGATATCTCCTCTAATCGTACAGAACGAGGCAGCCGGACGCTCTATATTGACAAAGAAGGAAATGCAACATTGCAAAATGGAAGTAACTCCAGACCAAGAAGCAATGACAACAACGGAAATACAACCCGTACGGAAAGAAACAGAGAAGTACAACGTAACAGTGACATCCAAACTTCCCGTCCTTCCGAACGTCAGGCCGGAAACAGACAGGATCGCTCCAGTCAACGTGAAGCCTCAACTGTAGAACAAAATCGTGTAGAAAGACGAAATCAATCTATGGAAAGGCAACCAAGATCGTCACGCGGACAGTCAAATGAAAATATACAAAGAAGAGAATCTGCTCCTCAAAACCGTCCTTCCATTGAAAGAGGAAATTCACAACCTCAAATGGAGAACAGAGGACGCAGCAGATCTGCAGAAAGAGCTCCTCAATACCAACAGGCAAGTAGCAGAGGAAGCGAACAAAGAACAGCTAGTCCTGCGCCGAATCGTACGGAAAGAGGCACAGTATCTTCAGGAAGCAGCAGAAGCAACAGAGGTCGTTAG